Part of the Anopheles gambiae chromosome 3, idAnoGambNW_F1_1, whole genome shotgun sequence genome is shown below.
gtatataatttataattccggaagaaaacgaTTGTTCTCTTAAAACATATACGACGAAAGGTTGTATGTTTATATTTGCCACAATTATTAGCTTTTTTCATACTATATTCATCTGTTTGTACAAGAAAAATGTTAATgtcatttaattaaaattattattgcaTGTTCCTAACTTGAACTGAAAAAAACGACAATTCGAGGATAATTCTAAGCTATCACATGAAAGTGCACAAggattaatttagaaaatattaaatacaaGTTTTATACCTCTTGTATTCTTAATGTAACATTCTAACGCAAAGTCTAAAGTAGCATTTGCTATGAAGGTGTTGTTTGGACCTGTTATTAAGCACAATTACAATTAGGCAGGAATACAATATCATAAATATACCATAAATAGGCGCGAACGAGGACGTTTTATCCGGTATTCGACATAAAGGACTTTTGAAGAACAATTTtggtaaaagaaaaatataaaaaataaacattatgTTTAAAACGCAAAAGCAGTACTGTGTGTTATTGAGAATTTGTGTATATGTTTTCTGCGACAAGAAACTGATTAACCGTAAATAGGGATACATTTTTGATCATTTGCAAACCGAATGCGCAATTCCAAACCGAAAGGGGACTAAATTTTTGGATGGATAGATTGAGAACAAGTTCCTTTTAAAAGGTAAGGATGGGGCAAGTGATAAAAGAAATGACAATGATAAACTACCATGGACAAATATTAGTCACTATATGGAAAGGTACAGAGAATGGGAAGTAAGTCAGGATGCCATAGCCATAACATGGCTCAACAAAAGACGGAACgttatttaagaaaaaaactcGCTAAAGAACAGTACTAAATGAACTACTTACTCCCTGAATAAGACGTTGGTAGTAGATAAAACATTCGTATCTTTTTGGGGTGGGATTTCTatttttgatcttttttttttgttttcttctgcgTTAGTAATGTATTTACCTGTGTTGAGATTATTATCGCCAGTAGTAGTGGTGGGCGGATCTTGCGCATCGGCATTACTGATCATTTCAAAGCTTCCGTTTAGCTCGTTTTCGAGTCCTGTCGATtctgtgtgttcgtgtgtatgtgagagAGATTATTGTTCGTATGCGTACGATAGGGGGTGTGTGTGATCGCGATTTTcgtgaagcaaaagaaaacaaaatcgttTGCGGCGCGCAATTTTGGCACAATTTtgagagtgtttgtttttttttaaacatgcgtcagttggttttgtttttccgttAGTAGATTAACGTTATTAGCATAAACGGCACGACACCACCATATCGTTAACAGGCGAAAACCGAAGAAAATTGGGTAgaagtggtagtagtagtagtagtaagcCAAAAACAAAGAGCACGATCATGCCCCGAGTGGCCGGCGCAGAATGGGCGTGAACATTGGTTGTGTCGTATCCGGAGCAAAGAaagaataaaagaaagaaaacatgaaatgaacaaaaattagattagaaaaaaacaaacgattacATGCACAGCTGCTTGGCGCCGCGGCATTTGGATGGATCGGAATATGATCGATTAAAAAATGGACTATTTTATGTCGGTGGGAGTTGTAATGATTAACGGAGGGACTTTTTAGCACATAATAGtcccttgtgtgtgttttggatgTTGTAAAATTGTGATAGCGTATTAACAGGACGGAAAATCCATGGAACAACATGGAAATGAAGCCTAAGGGAAAAAGCAGTTTTTGGACAGTAACAAGCACATACTTGATGCTTGTGCATCAGAAAACAATACGGAACAACGGAAAAAATAGGCATCGCAAGTGTAGGAAGCTGTGCGAAACAGTAGATAAGCGTTTACATTATGcagtgatgtgtgtgtgtccgtctGTGTGTAATGCATATGTGATAAGCACACTTATGACATCGAAGCACACTAACGATATGTTGGCAGAAAACACTATCCATCCATCGCGCTCGGGGGCGTTgggacacgcacgcacgaaggGGATGCATTATCAAGTTTCGTTCCTTGTTAATTGAATTAACGAACCAACAACCCATCCCCGATTGGGGTTAGCACAGACAAACAGAGAAAGATTCTCcaacaaatcaaacatcaaaaaTATGCATGTGGCACCCGGTCCGGCACCGAGGGTGGAGATGACTAATGTTGTTAAGACGAATGTGTGTTGGTGAGCAGCAATCCTTCCCCCTCACACCCCAACAATGTGTACGACACCCGAGACTGTATGATGCCTTGCACTTCAATGGGCAAAACGACTTGTGGAAGCTGCCTTGTCTACACACGCACCTGCTTTCGGCACGGGATCGCCATTGACGGAACCATTGGCGGAGGTCCCCGCTCCAGCGGCCACGGGGGGAATTTCATCCTCCAGTCCAGCGAGGGCGTTCTGTTCGCGGGCCAAAAACTCGGCCGCCGGATCCACCTCCGACTGCTGTTCGAAATTATCGCCGAATGCGTTCATGATGATGGAGTAGGAGTGATGACACCACACTAGTTTCGGGAAGTAAACACACGACCGATTTTCTCGCGCGACGGTATTTAATCGTTTGGCTGCTGCTCCTCTCTGGACACGGGGAAAACtttttcgattcgattttttttgttaatgacGCGACGGAAAACTTGACAGCTGGCAGACGCGTTTGACGTTTAGCGATGGCCAAGATAAATAGATCACAAAACGATCAGTTTGTAGATAGCGTAAACGATAAGTTAAAATTAACTTTGTTTTTTACATCTTTCGTGGTATTTTAGTTAAATAGgagtatattttttaaatcaactTTACAAATTTGCAAATCCCATTTGGCCAGGATGGTAGCCTTAACGCTGCGGCACTGTATTAACCTGCACTATCAATGAACACTCATCGCACGAAACGTAGATCGATTCGCCCGGCTGCACATCCTCCGGCAGAATGTAGTATCCCCCGCACCGACACGTGCGCAACAGCACATCCCCCTGTTCCGCATCCCGCTCGAAATCGGCCTCGGTAAGGATTTCGTTCACAAAGTATTCCTCCGCCCGCTGCATCTGCTCGGCGTCGTAAATTCGACGCAAACGTTCGTCCCGCAGCGTTTTCCACGCCTCATCGATGCGGATGAATTGATCCGCGCGTTCGTCGCCGCCTGCTTCCCGTTCCGAGGCTTTTCGCTTGTCCGGGTGATATCGTAGGGCGAGGGTTTGATAGGATCGACGGATTTCTTCCAAGGTGGCTGTGCGGGAAACTTCGAGCACGTCGTAGAACGATAGGCGGTGGCTGCTTGTCTCACTGATGCGTGACATTGCGGGGCGGAAAATGCTGAAAAAGATAACCCAGTGAGAAACTGTGattatttgcataattttctcATCCAAAAGCACATTTTTCACACCTGTTTTATTGCTGCATGCTTTGCTAGTCCTTCGTGCACACCAAAacaatcacacgcacacacaaacacgtgccatgtttgttgttttgctgcgtCGTTTCTCGCGAGCTGGTGCGATCCGTCAAACGCCTGCTGCATTCCGATGTGAAACGTCACCGATCAAAAcaatcgctgctgctgccgtgcgTGAAAGTTCCCGATCCCATCATCACCTTATCCAGCGAACGTTTCCCCACCTCCTTCACCACCCGAGCGTCGCCGTCAAGATAGGTACCAGGATGAGCTCGTCGCCCGAGGGTCAGGACGCGATGGAGGTCTTGGCCTGCAACAGCAACCAGCTGGCGGAGGATCTGTACGCGGCCGGCAGCAATGCGGGCAGGCGGCAGAAGCTCGTCCACGACTACCTGAAGGTGGCCGACCGGGACGGCAAAAGCGTGACGGCCGAGTTTCCGGACGGCCTGGACTGGTTCAACGTGACGGAGCCGCTAACGCTGCAGGGATCGCTGCGCGGCAAGGTCGTGGTGCTGGACTTCTTCACCTACTGCTGCATCAACTGCATGCACATCCTGCCGAACCTGAAGCGGCTCGAGCATCTGTACCCGATCGAGGAGGGGCTGGCCGTGGTCGGCGTGCACAGCGCCAAGTTCCGGAACGAGAAGGACTCCGCCAACATCCGGGCGGCGGTCGAGCGGTACGAAATTTCGCACCCCGTCGTGAACGACAACGTGTCGGCGATGTGGCGCAAGCTGCGCGTCCAATGCTGGCCCACGCTGATGATCCTCGGACCGCGGGCCAACCCGCTGTTTGTGATCATGGGCGAGGGCAATTACGAGGACCTGAAGCTGTACGTCGGCAGTGCGATCCGGTTCTACAGGGAGAAGGGCGAGATAAAGCGCCATTCGCTGCCGATCAACCTGGTCAGCAGTGGGGCGATTGCGTCCAACATGAAGTACCCGGGCAAGGTCGCGTGCTCCGTGCCGACCGGTGCGGGCGGCAGCGAGGAGCAACTGTTTGCCGTTTCGGATTCGGGCAACCATCGGGTGCTGATCGTCAACAGTGCTGGCACGGTGCTGCACAAGGTGGGCGGCAAGCAGAGCGGCTTCGTGGACGGTAATTTCACCAAGGCACGGTTCAACGCCCCGCAGGGTGTGGCGTTCCAGGGCACGGACGTGGTGTTTGTGGCGGACAACGAAAACCATGCCGTGCGGCGTATCGACCTGAAGGCGCGGCTCGTCAGCACCATCGCTGGCAATGGCACGCAGGGGAACGACCGCACCGGGGGGAAGGTGGGTCGAGAGCAGCTGCTGTCCTCGCCGTGGGATGTGGCCGTGTACTCGACGCGCGATCTGGACATGTCGTTCCATGCGGACGAGGCGAGCGCACCGCCGTCCAAGGACGTGCTGTTGATAGCGATGGCCGGCATTCACCAGATCTGGGCCCTCTTCCTGCAGGACACCATCTGGTGGAAGTTCAAGAAGTACGGTGCCGGAACGTGCTGGGCTATTGCGGGCAACGGCCACGAGCAGAACCGCAACACATCGTACCCGCAGAGTGCGGCGTTCGCGCAACCGTCCGGGTTGGCGATAAATCGAACGGCGAAGGAGGTCTATCTTGCGGACAGCGAAAGTTCGGCGATCAGGAAAATTTCACTTGCCGATGGCAAAGTGATGGCCGTGGCCGGGGGCGATCGTAATCCATTGGTAAGAAGGTGGGAGTCGTGTTTGAAAATCACGCATAATTCGGTTTCTCTTTTGTTCACACAGGATCTGTTCGCTTTCGGCGATGTGGATGGAAAGCAGTACGGGGCCAAGTTTCAGCACCCGCTCGGTGTAGCCTACAACCCACAGGACGGCTTCATCTACTTCGCCGATACGTACAATCACAAGATTAAGAAAATCGACGCCGCAACGAACTGTGCCACGACGTGCGAGTTCCGTGAAGCGAACGGTGCAGTTAGACGCTTCAACGAACCGGCCGGCCTGTGTTTGGACCGCTCCGGGCAGCTGCTGTACATTGCCGACACCAACAACCACGAGCTGCTGGTGGCCAACCTTACCGACTGTACCATCCGTCCGCTGAAGTTGAATTTCCGCGTGCCGGAAGAGCTGGACAGTGTGGCGGGCGAAGCGGAGCAAGGAGGTCGCCGTTCCGGCACACTGACCCTGAAGCCTGCGCGTCCAATCACAATGCATCCCAACGCGGGTCAGAGCTCCCTCCGGTTGACGTTTAATTTCACCTTCCCCGAGCAAACGACCAAGCTGACCGAGGGCGCACCACAACAATGGTCCCTGGAGCTGCCGGCCGGTGGATGGAGTTGTGACAGTACCAAGGGCACGATCGATACGAAAACGCTTCAGCTGCTGATTGCACTTCCGCCCGGGAACGACGCAACGAATGGCAACGAACCGTCGAATCCGGTCGCGCTTACCTTCAAGCTGAACCTCTGCGAAGGGGACATTTGCTTCCCGAAAGAGTTTGTCGTGCTGCTGGAGGTGCAATACTCGGCGTCCGAAGCGGGCCACCCAAATGTGGACCGTTACGATGCGCAGGAAACGTACGAGCTGCAGCTGTCCCGCAAAACGGTAGCGCTGCAGCAGCCCTAAGTAAGCTGCTATTAAGCGCATCCGGCACAACGGCTGCACAACGAACAAAAGCGctctttttaatgtttttaccTTCGAGTCGTAGGATACATCACGGGACGATGTAGTTGCATTTGTTATAGTCATTTAATTAGTAAGAGTTGGTGGCACATGCAGCAGCATGTGTACCTTCCCTTGGGTGTTGCGTCTATTGTGGTAGTTTTTTTGATTTCGTTAAACTTTTGATATCTTTTTTGCCTTCATCAATCATCATCTGCAGCTGCAGCTTTACGGCTGGATTTCAGGGAACACGAACACGATGAACTGCACCGCACAGTGTTTCTCGAACATGCAATCGACAATCTGATGCCTCAACGACTTGCGTTCGGATAGATtttcaaacaacacaaaaccgcACTGTCGACCAAATGGtgtctaaataaaaaaagcttccaagATAACATAAAGCAGCAAATATTTCGAATGTTTCTCAACTAAACGCAAGCAATGCCCGAAGCAGGTTTCCTCTTTgcttttcatttgcatttatCACCTTCGCGGTTTAATCTCTTCAGTGCGTTAATTACACCATATATTCGTTCTTCTTGTATGTTTTTATGTTCttaatgttgttttgttgctctgTTATCATTCTCGagatatttgttttgttatgttgttTGTCCGTataagtgtttgtgtgtgtttgtagtaCGTACCTTATCGTTTACTAATTGTCCCTCCCGCGCAGTTTTCATCCTCTTCTTCCGTTTACTTTATCTTTTATCGATTTTCCTCTCCCTCTATAATACATGCATCATTGCGCGAGTTCTTTTTGCCTTTTcaggtttatttttcttccctcagctgttttgttgtcgttttttcGTACACTTGCTTCTGTCCGTCCCACTTTCGCCAAAATTTGCGCGCACCTTTTCTTCGGATGATGTTCTACGATAAATTATACAGCtttgttttctgtgttttctgttgttgttttttccttaGTTGTTTGCGATTAGCTTGTGTaaggtgtttgtgttgtttcgtGTGCGGTTGAGCCCGTCACCCCACCATCCAAGAATGAGCGGggcgtgtggtggtggtggtgcatacATCGGAAAAGCATAGCTTTTCCAATTCAATTCATTCTTTTACTTCTGCCAGCAGCAATGGCCAATGTATCGACGTTTGTTTATTAGCGCAATCGTATTTTGTGTTGtaaagataacaaaaaaaacgcaacttACAACGTGTGCCTTTTTCTAatcgaaaaaccaaaaacgaaaCTCTCAAAGCAGCAGGAATCGGCTCAAAATCAAACTACTTTCGTGCGACGCTTTCGATGAATGTTACTAACtaactaaaaaaatacacacacacactcagagtCTAACTATTTAGGATGCGAAACTTAACTAAACAGCATTGAAAGTATCAGTACTTGCGGCAGTTTACTATCggcaggttttttttggagCGAGAGTCATAATTTGAAGAAGACAAAAATTTTGAATGCCAAAAAAACTTCATTCCGAACTATCACTCGAAATTTCACCAAAAAGAAAGGCATGCTTTCAAAAGGCATCTGCCTTTTTTATGATTGAATTTTGTGTTAAAACGGGTTACgggatcatttttttttgtttaaatagtTGTTTTTCCACTAAACCgcttttgagtgttttttgttgttgttgttttgttttacaacgtttgtgtgtgtatgtatgtgtgtacatgATAAATAATCTATAGTTACGATTAAttgtaaaaatatatatttaatattaattgTAAGAATATATATTGTACGTGTATATATATTTAAGTAATATGAATATCACAACATTATGTCTGCAAATTCCTCCTTCCCGGCACACGATACATATCATTttcttgtttgcattttttcattttacaaaACCGCTCTGGCCAAGAATGGTGGCTTTTAAGGTAGAAAGGGACCCACAGGGAAGGGCAACGCAGCTGAACATCAGTGCGTATAGACATCCGCAATGGGCGCGCACAAACCATATGTTGCTGTATCGCCTTTGCGCTCTCTGCAGCCAAATCAGGGACAACttagaggaagaggaaaagTAATGCTCGACAAGCAGCACAACGTAGAGTAATGGAAGGAACTAGCATTAGACACTCTATTCTCCTTTTCCCGTGAATGGAGTGAGTTTAGGATGTTTGGATCACACCAAAGTACAGTCCTAAGTACGATGCCAAATCAGCTAAAATTCCTTTGAAACACTAAGCGATAGCCTAGAATAAATTGTATTAAATGGAGGAAAATACACAGAGAGAGTCATATTCAGAAGATCAGCACAAATTATGGCCGAACCGACCAGTCAATTAACAGATAATGttcgaagaaagaaaaatgtaGGAACTTTgtgcaaaataattaaaataaaaaagcaaacacgtCCCACAAGGTGCGTGTTTCAGGTAAATTATTAACCCTACCGTAACCTTTGTACAGCGCAAGTGAACGATGGACAAGCTCGTACGGGGGGTGACGCGGGAGAGAGATTATTCTTATGAGATCAAAAACCGTTTCAGAGCTTTCGGGAGCTGCACAGCGAAACATGCGTGTTACGTTTGAACAGTGTATTCGAAGAAGCAGTAAAAGCCTTTCCCTGTGTTGCGAAATTTTCGTCACCACGGCGGGAAGGAGAAGCTAGACAGTTTAAAGattaaaagagagagaaaaataagaagTTCAATGTAGAAAATTTTAACCCAACgaaccaaacacaacaaatcgAACGTGAAGAAAGTTTCCGATGCGTGATGCGTTGTAGCAAATTAAACGAACGGATCGTTTGGCGGATGTTGtcgatgctgctgttgttgttgatgatgcgaTTGCTGTTTCTGTTGCTGATGGTACTGCGAATTctgttgcggctgctgctgctgctgctgaaagtGCTGATGGGCAGGATGACTCGTTTGCGTCAGCAGCGACGTTGAGTGTGACGGCAAACTGCTTGCAGCAGAACCGGCCACTGAATGTTGAGCATGGTGTGCGTTGAACTGTTGCGCCAGGTTGGCCACGCTAGCGCTGATCaggttgttggtggtggcgatgctgctgctgctaattgGATTTGTTGCGCTGGCGTTAGCAGTGGATGTAGCAGTGGTGCTGACGGTCCCACCAGCGCTGCTGTCCAGGCTGACAAACAGCGCTAGCGAGGATGCCGATGGGAGCGCTGAAAAGGTGACATTGCCGGGCGGGAAAAACGATAACTCATGCGGTCAGGCTTCGGTGCCGCCGACCATGCCGTTGTTCTTCGGCGTGTAAATCGTCGCATTCGGATCGAGACTGGAGGGACAGTTGCCGCCGTTGGCGCCACCACTGTTTGCGTTTTGCATTTGTACTATTTGTCCTCCATTGTTGCCACTGCCAGGGCCGCCCAGCGATGGCAAACCGACGCAGACAGTACCGGACGACGGGTGGACGACGCCGCAGCCATTGTTCGCCGCACTCGAGTTCGGACCGGCCAGCACCGACGACGAGGGCAGCGTCGTCATCGTGGATGTTAGCACCCCGAGGCTACCTAATTGACTGCAGAACGATGGTCCGTTCTGCACCACCATGTGCGACAATGGgcttggttgttgctgctgctgctgctgttgttgttgctgttgctgctgttgctgctgctgttgctgctgctgactggTTTGATGCATTCCGCCTACCCCGCCTGTGCCTCCAGCAACACCACCTCCCCCAGCTCCACCACCGCTAACCGGCCCCATCCCGTTCAGATGCCCGCTCGACAGCGATTGCGGCAGAAGCTGTGGTGCGTCGGCCAATCGCATCATCGACGACCCGTCCGTTCCACTTCCCCCACCATGGCTGGTCAGCCCGAGGGCATCGTTGGGCATGACCGCCACGAGCTGCACGATTTTTGCATTAAGATCGAGtatttccttttccttcgATCGCAAGGAACCTGGCAATGAAAAAATGTGTGCAAAATTGGATTTAATATACTTCCCACCGTAATCGTACAAATTGTCGTGTGAGCGCTACAGGTTACGTACAGGTGAGAATTTCCACCTCTCGCCTGGTGCCCCCCAGGGCTGAGAATAAGTCCAGCTTAACTCTCGTTTCGGCCGACAGGTTCTTCTCCAGCGTTTCGTTCTTTTCCCGCATCACGGCCAAAGCGCTGATCAACACTTCTGTGTTGGGTTGCGATTCACGGCTTCGCAGCTGTAGCTCGTACTTTCTCATCTGAAAGGTAAAGGAAAGGTCAGATAGGCAGAACAAATACAAAGCATAATCGTATAATCGACTCTGTTGTGTCCAGGTATTTCCAGACCAGGTGAGAAAAGTCTCACGCTTCGAGCCACGAATCTCTGATAAACCATGCATCTGctttagtgatgggaaaaatgaagtttttgtcgaAATCGTTTCCGGACAACAGGTCTAGAATCAGTTTGTGGAACCGAATCGAAATCGGGTACGGGATCGGAATCAGTATCGGAATTGAAATCGGATTCGGAATTGGCACCGGAATTGAAATCGGattcggaattggttccggaatcggctcagggatcggaatcggttccggaattgaaaTCGACTaaggaatcggaattggcttagaaacggagtcggttttGGCATTTCTataagaataggcgtttgggtccaatgatgctacgtattgatagtAGTGATGAGCGTTTTtgagcgcaccaacggctccggagccggcttccAACTAACGGCTTCTgagtcggctccggagccgactcGGCCGTTGATCTAGAGCCGCCTTCAAAATTGTCTGAAACCAATCGAAGTCGTTTTGCCTATCACTAGTTGATAGCcccaaagaatcaaaatttacttgtaaacgatccattttcatagagattcccggactgatatcgcttctgaaacttcttatatcaattaaagaactgattctcattccggagctgattccatttctggagtcaatcctgATTTCGTTACCGCGGCAAATTGCAATTCCCAGGtagattccaattccggatccgattacGATCGCAGATTCCGGAGCAAACTC
Proteins encoded:
- the LOC1275333 gene encoding dnaJ homolog subfamily C member 24, yielding MSRISETSSHRLSFYDVLEVSRTATLEEIRRSYQTLALRYHPDKRKASEREAGGDERADQFIRIDEAWKTLRDERLRRIYDAEQMQRAEEYFVNEILTEADFERDAEQGDVLLRTCRCGGYYILPEDVQPGESIYVSCDECSLIVQVNTVPQR
- the LOC1275334 gene encoding NHL repeat-containing protein 2: MFVVLLRRFSRAGAIRQTPAAFRCETSPIKTIAAAAVRESSRSHHHLIQRTFPHLLHHPSVAVKIGTRMSSSPEGQDAMEVLACNSNQLAEDLYAAGSNAGRRQKLVHDYLKVADRDGKSVTAEFPDGLDWFNVTEPLTLQGSLRGKVVVLDFFTYCCINCMHILPNLKRLEHLYPIEEGLAVVGVHSAKFRNEKDSANIRAAVERYEISHPVVNDNVSAMWRKLRVQCWPTLMILGPRANPLFVIMGEGNYEDLKLYVGSAIRFYREKGEIKRHSLPINLVSSGAIASNMKYPGKVACSVPTGAGGSEEQLFAVSDSGNHRVLIVNSAGTVLHKVGGKQSGFVDGNFTKARFNAPQGVAFQGTDVVFVADNENHAVRRIDLKARLVSTIAGNGTQGNDRTGGKVGREQLLSSPWDVAVYSTRDLDMSFHADEASAPPSKDVLLIAMAGIHQIWALFLQDTIWWKFKKYGAGTCWAIAGNGHEQNRNTSYPQSAAFAQPSGLAINRTAKEVYLADSESSAIRKISLADGKVMAVAGGDRNPLDLFAFGDVDGKQYGAKFQHPLGVAYNPQDGFIYFADTYNHKIKKIDAATNCATTCEFREANGAVRRFNEPAGLCLDRSGQLLYIADTNNHELLVANLTDCTIRPLKLNFRVPEELDSVAGEAEQGGRRSGTLTLKPARPITMHPNAGQSSLRLTFNFTFPEQTTKLTEGAPQQWSLELPAGGWSCDSTKGTIDTKTLQLLIALPPGNDATNGNEPSNPVALTFKLNLCEGDICFPKEFVVLLEVQYSASEAGHPNVDRYDAQETYELQLSRKTVALQQP